The Dreissena polymorpha isolate Duluth1 chromosome 8, UMN_Dpol_1.0, whole genome shotgun sequence genome includes the window tgacccctattgattttcaggtcactagtacaaaggtcaaggtcacagtgacaaaagtcgtattcacacaatggctgccagtacaacggacagcccatatgtggggcatgcatgttttacaaacagcccttgtttctatagatttcagcaagacccaccaatggataatagacatacaagaccccactgttgacattatgtgcttacaggcattgaggcaactatacaggagtcagagcctctcatgatacaacaggccagtgttaactgtgctgatcaaatgcaatctacaggtttcactttggttctttcagagtccatgtcaactgctgacagtgaagagccaggcagtctgacccatgataggagggagccaagtgaagagccagccagtctgagccatgataggaggaagccaagtgaagagccagccagtctgacccatggtatttctgttatcatagaataaaggcccacctattgatgataaagacatgacccaactgtagactatatattctagtacaattttctgttgtccaagccaatatatattttctatagatttcagcaagacccaccaatggataatagacatacaagaccccactgttgacatatgcttacaggcattgaggcaactatacaggagtcagagcctctcatgatacaacaggccagtgttaactgtgctgatcaaatgcaatctacaggtttcactttggttctttcagagtccatgtcaactgctgacagtgaagagccaggcagtctgacccatgataggagggagccaagtgaagagccagccagtctgacccatgatagaagggagccaagtgaagagccagccagtctgacccatggtatttctattatcatataataaaggcccacctattgatgataaagacatgacccaactgtagactatatattctagtacaattttctgttgtccaagccaatatatatttatgccacccttcgaagaagagggggtatattgctttgctcatgtcgatcggtccgtccgtccaccaggtggttgtcatacgataactcaagaacgcttgggcctaggatcatgaaacatcataggtacattgatcatgacttgcagatgacccctattgattttgaggtcactaggtcaaggtcacggtgatcgaaattgtaaaatggtttccggattataactcgagaaaaggtcaaggtcacagtgacccgaaatagtcaaatgattttcgaatgataactcaagaacgcttttgcctaggatcatgacacttcataggtacattgatcgtgacttgcagatgacccctattgattttcaggtcactaggtcaaaggtcaaggtcacagtgacaaaagtcgtattcacacaatggctgccagtacaacggacagcccatatgtggggcatgcatgttttacaaacagcccttgtttctatagatttcagcaagacccaccaatggataatagacatacaagaccccactgttgacattatatgcttacaggcattgaggcaactatacaggagtcagagcctctcatgatacaacaggccagtgttaactgtgctgatcaaatgcaatctacaggtttcactttggttctttcagagtccatgtcaactgctgacagtgaagagccaggcagtctgacccatgataggagggagccaagtgaagagccagccagtctgacccatgataggagggagccaagtgaagagccagccagtctgacccatggtatttctattatcatataataaaggcccacctattgatgataaagacatgacccaactgaagactatatattctagtacaattttctgttgtccaagccaatatatatttatgccacccttcgaagaagagggggtatattgctttgctcatgtcgatcggtccgtccgtccaccaggtggttgtcatacgataactcaagaacgcttgggcctaggatcatgaaacatcataggtacattgatcatgacttgcagatgacccctattgattttgaggtcactaggtcaaggtcacggtgatcgaaattgtaaaaatggtttccagattataactcaagaacgcatacgcctaggatcatgaaacttcatgggtagattgatcatgactcgcagatgaaccctatagattttgaggtcacatggtcaaaggtcaaggtcacagtgacccgaaatagtcaaatgattttcgaatgataactcaagaacgcttttgcctaggatcatgacacttcataggtacattgatcgtgacttgcagatgacccctattgattttcaggtcactagtacaaaggtcaaggtcacagtgacaaaagtcgtattcacacaatggctgccagtacaacggacagcccatatgtggggcatgcatgttttacaaacagcccttgtttctatagatttcagcaagacccaccaatggataatagacatacaagaccccactgttgacattatgtgcttacaggcattgaggcaactatacaggagtcagagcctctcatgatacaacaggccagtgttaactgtgctgatcaaatgcaatctacaggtttcactttggttctttcagagtccatgtcaactgctgacagtgaagagccaggcagtctgacccatgataggagggagccaagtgaagagccagccagtctgagccatgataggaggaagccaagtgaagagccagccagtctgacccatggtatttctgttatcatagaataaaggccaacctattgatgataaagacatgacccaactgtagactatatattctagtacaattttctgttgtccaagccaatatatattttctatagatttcagcaagacccaccaatggataatagacatacaagaccccactgttgacattatatgcttacaggcattgaggcaactatacaggagtcagagcctctcatgatacaacaggccagtgttaactgtgctgatcaaatgcaatctacaggtttcactttggttctttcagagtccatgtccactgctgacagtgaagagccaggcagtctgacccatgataggagggagccaagtgaagagccagccagtctgacccatgatagaagggagccaagtgaagagccagccagtctgacccatggtatttctattatcatataataaaggcccacctattgatgataaagacatgacccaactgtagactatatattctagtacaattttctgttgtccaagccaatatatatttatgccacccttcgaagaagagggggtatattgctttgctcatgtcgatcggtccgtccgtccaccaggtggttgtcatacgataactcaagaacgcttgggcctaggatcatgaaacatcataggtacattgatcatgacttgcagatgacccctattgattttgaggtcactaggtcaaggtcacggtgatcgaaattgtaaaatggtttccggattataactcaagaaaaggtcaaggtcacagtgacccgaaatagtcaaatgattttcgaatgataactcaagaacgcttttgcctaggatcatgacacttcataggtacattgatcgtgacttgcagatgacccctattgattttcaggtcactaggtcaaaggtcaaggtcacagtgacaaaagtcgtattcacacaatggctgccagtacaacggacagcccatatgtggggcatgcatgttttacaaacagcccttgtttctatagatttcagcaagacccaccaatggataatagacatacaagaccccactgttgacattatatgcttacaggcattgaggcaactatacaggagtcagagcctctcatgatacaacaggccagtgttaactgtgctgatcaaatgcaatctacaggtttcactttggttctttcagagtccatgtcaactgctgacagtgaagagccaggcagtctgacccatgataggagggagccaagtgaagagccagccagtctgacccatgatagaagggagccaagtgaagagccagccagtctgacccatggtatttctattatcatataataaaggcccacctattgatgataaagacatgacccaactgtagactatatattctagtacaattttctgttgtccaagccaatatatatttatgccacccttcgaagaagagggggtatattgctttgctcatgtcgatcggtccgtccgtccaccaggtggttgtcatacgataactcaaggacgcttgggcctaggatcatgaaacatcataggtacattgatcatgacttgcagatgacccctattgattttgaggtcactaggtcaaggtcacggtgatcaaaattgtaaaatggtttccggattataactcaagaacgcatacgcctaggatcatgaaacttcacgggtagattgatcatgactcgcagatgaaccctatagattttgaggtcacattgtcaaaggtcaaggtcacagtgacccgaaatagtcaaatgattttcgaatgataactcaagaacgcttttgcctaggatcatgacacttcataggtacattgatcgtgacttgcagatgacccctattgattttcaggtcactaggtcaaaggtcaaggtcacagtgacaaaagtcgtattcacacaatggctgccagtacaacggacagcccatatgtggggcatgcatgttttacaaacagcccttgtttctatagatttcagcaagacccaccaatggataatagacatacaagaccccactgttgacattatatgcttacaggcattgaggcaactatacaggagtcagagcctcttatgatacaacaggccagtgttaactgtgctgatcaaatgcaatctacaggtttcactttggttctttcagagtccatgtcaactgctgacagtgaagagccaggcagtgtgacccatgataggagggagccaagtgaagagccagccagtctgagccatgatagaagggagccaaatcctcaaggtataaatgcaattatacccccacaaacaaagtttagggatgtatataggagtgaatttgtcggtcggttcgtattaagtgtccgccctctaattcaagttgttttcatctaatcttcaccaacttgtctgttggtctgtcggtcggtccgtctgtattaagtgtccgctctctaattcaagttgtattcatccgatcttcggtcagatgttgtatctagaggaTACCTAGGTGAagtgtgaatatgggtcatgccggatcaaaaactaggtcacggggtcacttagtgcgtttttaacattgagcatggtttggg containing:
- the LOC127841619 gene encoding cell surface glycoprotein 1-like isoform X16, producing the protein MEESMSTADSEEPGSLTHDRREPSEEPASLTHDRREPSEEPASLTHESMSTADSEEPGSLTHDRREPSEEPASLTHDRREPSEEPASLTHESMSTADSEEPGSLTHDRREPSEEPASLSHDRRKPSEEPASLTHESMSTADSEEPGSLTHDRREPSEEPASLTHDRREPSEEPASLTHESMSTADSEEPGSLTHDRREPSEEPASLTHDRREPSEEPASLTHESMSTADSEEPGSLTHDRREPSEEPASLSHDRRKPSEEPASLTHESMSTADSEEPGSLTHDRREPSEEPASLTHDRREPSEEPASLTHESMSTADSEEPGSLTHDRREPSEEPASLTHDRREPSEEPASLTHESMSTADSEEPGSLTHDRREPSEEPASLSHDRRKPSEEPASLTHESMSTADSEEPGSLTHDRREPSEEPASLTHDRREPSEEPASLTHESMSTADSEEPGSLTHDRREPSEEPASLTHDRREPSEEPASLTHESMSTADSEEPGSVTHDRREPSEEPASLSHDRREPNPQVPHRDVYERFAEIFLESILAQGLAGASRHVHDRESSTATGLYNCLIVKQGFFPLFCEIMSHKLVKIVKK
- the LOC127841619 gene encoding cell surface glycoprotein 1-like isoform X23, with the translated sequence MEESMSTADSEEPGSLTHDRREPSEEPASLTHDRREPSEEPASLTHESMSTADSEEPGSLTHDRREPSEEPASLSHDRRKPSEEPASLTHESMSTADSEEPGSLTHDRREPSEEPASLTHDRREPSEEPASLTHESMSTADSEEPGSLTHDRREPSEEPASLTHDRREPSEEPASLTHESMSTADSEEPGSLTHDRREPSEEPASLSHDRRKPSEEPASLTHESMSTADSEEPGSLTHDRREPSEEPASLSHDRRKPSEEPASLTHESMSTADSEEPGSLTHDRREPSEEPASLTHDRREPSEEPASLTHESMSTADSEEPGSLTHDRREPSEEPASLTHDRREPSEEPASLTHESMSTADSEEPGSLTHDRREPSEEPASLSHDRRKPSEEPASLTHESMSTADSEEPGSLTHDRREPSEEPASLTHDRREPSEEPASLTHESMSTADSEEPGSLTHDRREPSEEPASLTHDRREPSEEPASLTHESMSTADSEEPGSVTHDRREPSEEPASLSHDRREPNPQVPHRDVYERFAEIFLESILAQGLAGASRHVHDRESSTATGLYNCLIVKQGFFPLFCEIMSHKLVKIVKK
- the LOC127841619 gene encoding cell surface glycoprotein 1-like isoform X33, which translates into the protein MEESMSTADSEEPGSLTHDRREPSEEPASLTHDRREPSEEPASLTHESMSTADSEEPGSLTHDRREPSEEPASLSHDRRKPSEEPASLTHESMSTADSEEPGSLTHDRREPSEEPASLTHDRREPSEEPASLTHESMSTADSEEPGSLTHDRREPSEEPASLTHDRREPSEEPASLTHESMSTADSEEPGSLTHDRREPSEEPASLSHDRRKPSEEPASLTHESMSTADSEEPGSLTHDRREPSEEPASLTHDRREPSEEPASLTHESMSTADSEEPGSLTHDRREPSEEPASLTHDRREPSEEPASLTHESMSTADSEEPGSLTHDRREPSEEPASLSHDRRKPSEEPASLTHESMSTADSEEPGSLTHDRREPSEEPASLTHDRREPSEEPASLTHESMSTADSEEPGSLTHDRREPSEEPASLTHDRREPSEEPASLTHESMSTADSEEPGSVTHDRREPSEEPASLSHDRREPNPQVPHRDVYERFAEIFLESILAQGLAGASRHVHDRESSTATGLYNCLIVKQGFFPLFCEIMSHKLVKIVKK
- the LOC127841619 gene encoding cell surface glycoprotein 1-like isoform X15, whose protein sequence is MEESMSTADSEEPGSLTHDRREPSEEPASLTHDRREPSEEPASLTHESMSTADSEEPGSLTHDRREPSEEPASLSHDRRKPSEEPASLTHESMSTADSEEPGSLTHDRREPSEEPASLTHDRREPSEEPASLTHESMSTADSEEPGSLTHDRREPSEEPASLTHDRREPSEEPASLTHESMSTADSEEPGSLTHDRREPSEEPASLTHDRREPSEEPASLTHESMSTADSEEPGSLTHDRREPSEEPASLSHDRRKPSEEPASLTHESMSTADSEEPGSLTHDRREPSEEPASLTHDRREPSEEPASLTHESMSTADSEEPGSLTHDRREPSEEPASLTHDRREPSEEPASLTHESMSTADSEEPGSLTHDRREPSEEPASLSHDRRKPSEEPASLTHESMSTADSEEPGSLTHDRREPSEEPASLTHDRREPSEEPASLTHESMSTADSEEPGSLTHDRREPSEEPASLTHDRREPSEEPASLTHESMSTADSEEPGSVTHDRREPSEEPASLSHDRREPNPQVPHRDVYERFAEIFLESILAQGLAGASRHVHDRESSTATGLYNCLIVKQGFFPLFCEIMSHKLVKIVKK
- the LOC127841619 gene encoding cell surface glycoprotein 1-like isoform X17; this encodes MEESMSTADSEEPGSLTHDRREPSEEPASLTHDRREPSEEPASLTHESMSTADSEEPGSLTHDRREPSEEPASLSHDRRKPSEEPASLTHESMSTADSEEPGSLTHDRREPSEEPASLSHDRRKPSEEPASLTHESMSTADSEEPGSLTHDRREPSEEPASLTHDRREPSEEPASLTHESMSTADSEEPGSLTHDRREPSEEPASLTHDRREPSEEPASLTHESMSTADSEEPGSLTHDRREPSEEPASLSHDRRKPSEEPASLTHESMSTADSEEPGSLTHDRREPSEEPASLTHDRREPSEEPASLTHESMSTADSEEPGSLTHDRREPSEEPASLTHDRREPSEEPASLTHESMSTADSEEPGSLTHDRREPSEEPASLSHDRRKPSEEPASLTHESMSTADSEEPGSLTHDRREPSEEPASLTHDRREPSEEPASLTHESMSTADSEEPGSLTHDRREPSEEPASLTHDRREPSEEPASLTHESMSTADSEEPGSVTHDRREPSEEPASLSHDRREPNPQVPHRDVYERFAEIFLESILAQGLAGASRHVHDRESSTATGLYNCLIVKQGFFPLFCEIMSHKLVKIVKK